A section of the Aigarchaeota archaeon genome encodes:
- a CDS encoding sugar phosphate nucleotidyltransferase — MLPAAGLGTRLLPITKELPKEMLPIFVRSVEGGLCLKPIIQAIFEQLYDFGFREFVIVVGRGKRAIEDHFTPDKGFVELLKTKNKHSMAVELESFYNKILTSSMVFVNQSEPRGFGDAVLAARPVVSGPFLLHAGDTYIISEGNEHLKRLFDIHRKFSADATILIQEVKDPMNYGVVEGKEVSEGIILVENLEEKPEKPKTNLAIMPVYIFDSVIFKALEITKPGKGGEIQLTDAIQKLIDWGLKVYAVRLKPDEQKLDVGTPQMFWESLTLSYNYFRKE; from the coding sequence GTGCTACCTGCTGCTGGACTAGGCACGCGTCTTTTACCTATAACTAAAGAGTTGCCTAAGGAAATGTTGCCGATTTTCGTTAGAAGTGTAGAAGGTGGACTTTGCTTGAAGCCAATTATTCAGGCCATCTTCGAGCAACTTTACGACTTTGGTTTTCGGGAATTCGTGATAGTAGTAGGTAGGGGTAAGAGAGCTATAGAAGATCATTTCACACCCGACAAAGGTTTCGTGGAGTTGCTCAAGACGAAGAATAAGCATAGCATGGCCGTTGAGCTTGAATCGTTTTATAATAAAATACTAACTTCTAGTATGGTGTTTGTTAATCAATCAGAACCGCGCGGCTTTGGCGATGCAGTACTAGCCGCAAGGCCAGTGGTTAGTGGTCCTTTTCTTCTTCACGCAGGGGATACTTACATAATTTCTGAAGGAAATGAACATCTCAAAAGATTGTTCGACATTCATAGAAAGTTTAGCGCTGATGCGACAATCCTTATACAAGAGGTCAAGGATCCGATGAACTACGGTGTCGTAGAAGGCAAGGAAGTTTCTGAGGGGATTATACTGGTCGAGAACCTTGAAGAGAAACCTGAAAAGCCTAAAACGAATTTAGCGATAATGCCCGTATATATTTTCGACTCTGTAATATTTAAAGCACTAGAAATTACTAAACCTGGCAAGGGTGGAGAAATACAACTTACAGATGCTATTCAAAAGCTCATCGACTGGGGTCTTAAAGTTTATGCAGTAAGACTTAAACCAGACGAACAAAAGTTGGACGTAGGAACACCACAGATGTTCTGGGAATCTTTAACGCTTTCTTACAATTATTTCAGGAAGGAGTAA
- a CDS encoding SDR family oxidoreductase, whose product MLDKIVSEDVDSIVARIGKVGDALKACKILVTGGAGFLGSYVCDVLNRLGANVVCVDDLSSGRLKNVEHLFESGKFVLIRADVSRFESDEKFDYVLHMASPAVPEDYQSRPVDTIRANSLGTLNMLEITRKSDAKMLFTSTSEVYGDAKVLPTPETYWGNVNPIGVRSCYDEGKRFGEALIMAYIRQYGLDVRIVRIFNSFGPRMRSDGIYGRVVSRFIDQALSGKPITVYGTGRQTRSFCYVSDTITGILLSMLSERAKHEVINIGNPRETTILQLARLIKRMTNSNSKIVFKRLPQDDPKRRVPDIKKARRLLGWRPYIKLEKGLERTIEWFKLRGGAY is encoded by the coding sequence ATGCTAGATAAGATAGTCTCTGAAGACGTAGATTCTATAGTCGCCAGGATTGGAAAGGTTGGTGATGCTCTGAAAGCTTGTAAGATCCTCGTGACAGGTGGTGCGGGGTTCTTAGGCAGCTACGTTTGTGATGTACTAAACAGGTTAGGAGCTAATGTCGTATGTGTCGATGATTTGTCCAGCGGCAGACTAAAGAATGTAGAACACTTGTTTGAAAGTGGAAAGTTTGTTTTGATAAGAGCGGACGTGTCAAGATTCGAATCCGATGAGAAGTTTGATTATGTCCTGCATATGGCAAGCCCAGCGGTCCCAGAGGACTACCAGTCCAGACCTGTTGATACGATAAGGGCTAACTCACTAGGTACGTTAAACATGTTAGAAATTACGAGAAAAAGTGATGCGAAGATGCTCTTTACGTCTACGAGCGAAGTTTATGGTGACGCAAAAGTGTTACCGACTCCAGAGACCTATTGGGGCAATGTGAACCCAATAGGGGTCAGGAGCTGTTACGACGAGGGGAAAAGGTTTGGCGAAGCCCTTATCATGGCCTACATACGACAATATGGTTTAGATGTCAGGATTGTAAGAATATTCAACAGTTTCGGACCACGTATGAGGTCCGATGGAATATATGGTAGGGTTGTATCAAGATTTATAGATCAAGCGTTATCCGGAAAACCCATAACGGTTTACGGTACCGGGAGACAAACTAGGTCTTTCTGTTACGTTTCTGACACCATAACAGGCATATTATTGAGTATGCTTAGTGAGAGAGCTAAACATGAGGTCATAAACATAGGTAACCCGCGTGAAACGACGATACTGCAACTCGCGAGGTTAATTAAGCGCATGACCAACAGCAATTCGAAGATAGTGTTTAAAAGACTGCCTCAAGATGATCCCAAAAGACGCGTACCGGACATAAAGAAGGCAAGGAGGTTACTCGGTTGGAGACCGTACATAAAATTAGAAAAAGGGCTAGAAAGAACAATCGAGTGGTTTAAATTAAGGGGCGGTGCCTATTAA
- a CDS encoding dTDP-4-dehydrorhamnose 3,5-epimerase family protein — protein MMLPGIKIKDINKLPDERGFFAELLRDDWQDLLEGDRIVQANVSLTYPGVIRAWHRHSRGQVDYFVVLRGALKIVAYDDDEGSPTRGQLCELVLSYERFQLLRIPGHYWHGFKAIAPEPTLTLYFTNRLYDYSKPDEERRPWNDQRIIDPRTGKPYDWNAPPHR, from the coding sequence ATGATGCTTCCTGGCATCAAAATAAAAGATATCAACAAGTTACCGGATGAAAGAGGTTTCTTTGCCGAGTTGCTCAGAGACGATTGGCAAGACTTACTGGAAGGTGATAGAATTGTCCAAGCGAACGTTTCGTTAACGTACCCCGGCGTGATTAGGGCGTGGCATAGACATTCGAGAGGGCAAGTAGATTACTTCGTAGTTTTGCGGGGAGCGCTGAAAATAGTAGCATATGACGATGATGAAGGATCACCCACCAGAGGACAGCTTTGTGAATTAGTCTTAAGCTACGAGAGGTTTCAACTACTTCGCATACCTGGGCATTATTGGCATGGTTTTAAGGCGATAGCACCAGAACCCACACTTACGCTTTATTTCACGAACAGGCTTTATGATTACTCAAAACCAGATGAAGAAAGGAGACCTTGGAATGATCAGAGGATAATAGACCCTAGGACCGGAAAGCCTTACGATTGGAACGCACCACCACATAGGTGA
- the rfbB gene encoding dTDP-glucose 4,6-dehydratase: MIVLLTGGLGFIGSHLVRRLVASDWCTHLINLDNMSFGSNINNVKDVETNRKYTFVYGDIRDFELVSKLVKDVDVVINVAAETHVDRSISNPRAFVETNILGTFNLLEACRHSDVKLFMQISTDEIYGDAASGKSFNEDDAFRPSSPYSATKAAADCLVMAYNRTYGLNTIITRSTNNFGPYQHPEKFIPKTIIRAALNLKIPIYGTGNQIRDWVYVEDHVEAVELVLLKAKGGKIYNISAGNEVSNLEIVKQILNIMEKPIDLIEHVEDRPGHDMRYSLDSSLIRRELGWMPRHNLSEALEKTVKWYIENEWWWRPLADEKTLHPTPWKLRW, encoded by the coding sequence ATGATTGTACTCCTAACAGGTGGTTTGGGGTTTATAGGTAGCCACTTAGTAAGAAGACTTGTCGCTAGCGATTGGTGTACTCATCTTATAAACCTCGATAACATGAGCTTTGGTTCGAATATAAATAACGTTAAGGATGTAGAGACAAATAGAAAATACACTTTTGTTTACGGTGATATAAGAGATTTTGAACTGGTTTCTAAATTAGTTAAAGACGTGGATGTTGTTATTAACGTCGCAGCAGAGACGCACGTAGACAGAAGCATATCGAATCCTAGAGCTTTTGTAGAAACGAATATATTGGGCACGTTTAACTTGCTCGAGGCGTGTAGACATAGCGATGTTAAACTCTTCATGCAAATTTCAACCGATGAAATTTATGGCGATGCTGCAAGTGGTAAATCGTTCAACGAAGATGATGCATTCAGGCCCAGCAGTCCGTACTCAGCAACTAAGGCGGCTGCTGATTGTCTGGTGATGGCTTATAACAGAACCTATGGGCTTAACACGATAATCACGAGGTCTACTAACAACTTTGGCCCATATCAGCATCCAGAAAAGTTCATACCTAAGACGATAATCAGAGCGGCTCTTAATCTAAAAATACCTATTTACGGCACCGGTAATCAGATTAGAGATTGGGTATATGTGGAAGACCACGTAGAGGCGGTAGAGTTGGTTCTTCTGAAAGCAAAAGGTGGGAAAATATACAATATTTCGGCAGGCAACGAAGTTAGTAATTTAGAGATCGTAAAGCAAATCCTGAATATAATGGAGAAACCTATAGACCTCATCGAGCATGTTGAAGATAGACCTGGGCACGACATGAGGTATTCACTCGACTCTTCGCTCATAAGACGCGAGTTAGGATGGATGCCAAGACATAATCTTTCCGAGGCCTTAGAAAAAACCGTGAAATGGTATATAGAAAACGAGTGGTGGTGGAGACCATTAGCGGATGAAAAAACCCTCCATCCAACACCTTGGAAACTTAGGTGGTAA